From Lysinibacillus sp. SGAir0095, the proteins below share one genomic window:
- a CDS encoding DNA polymerase IV translates to MSKARIILHVDMNSFYASVEQSHNPELKGKSIAIAGNPKERRGIIVTSSYEARHKGIYTTMSVGEALRKCPELILLPPDFPKYRAASKAMFTILRSYTQLIEPVSIDEGYIDITEIASERHPIDIAKEIQMRIFHELDLPCSIGIAPNKFLAKTASDMKKPMGITILRKRDVPEKLWPLPVIEMHGVGESTAKKLASIKISTIGDLANIEEYIIRKALGKNGVRLRMRANGEDSREVDPNSIYETKSVGNSTTLPIDETDLEELEKTFLKLSEKVAERLDAKKLSGSTISIQIRDADWHNQSKSKTFQNPIYNKDVIFEEAVKLFHKSWNGAPIRLLGITVSNVMDRKQSVEQLSIFNFEQFVKQEPIFEVIDEIEKKFGKGAIQKGIEIERSSYASKTSFSKDFLEDLKES, encoded by the coding sequence ATGTCGAAGGCGCGTATTATCTTACACGTCGATATGAATAGTTTTTATGCATCTGTGGAACAATCGCATAATCCTGAACTAAAGGGAAAGTCGATCGCGATAGCAGGAAATCCAAAAGAACGCCGAGGGATTATCGTGACAAGCTCGTATGAGGCTCGACATAAGGGCATCTATACGACGATGAGTGTAGGTGAGGCACTTCGAAAATGTCCAGAGTTAATCTTATTACCTCCCGATTTCCCAAAATATCGAGCAGCTTCGAAGGCGATGTTTACAATATTAAGGAGTTACACACAATTAATAGAACCTGTGTCCATTGATGAGGGGTATATTGATATTACAGAAATCGCTTCAGAACGACATCCAATAGATATTGCAAAAGAAATTCAAATGAGAATTTTTCATGAATTAGACCTCCCATGTTCAATTGGCATAGCCCCTAATAAGTTTCTGGCAAAAACTGCTTCGGATATGAAAAAGCCTATGGGGATAACAATTTTACGAAAAAGGGACGTGCCAGAAAAACTTTGGCCATTACCAGTCATCGAGATGCATGGTGTAGGGGAAAGTACCGCGAAAAAGCTTGCTTCTATAAAAATTAGCACAATTGGAGATCTTGCAAATATAGAAGAATATATTATTCGAAAAGCCTTAGGGAAAAATGGTGTTCGTTTAAGAATGCGTGCAAACGGTGAGGATTCTCGTGAAGTGGATCCAAACTCAATATACGAGACAAAAAGTGTAGGCAATTCCACAACACTTCCGATAGATGAAACGGATTTAGAAGAGTTAGAGAAGACATTTCTAAAGTTATCTGAAAAAGTGGCTGAGCGTTTGGATGCGAAAAAATTAAGTGGTTCAACGATTAGTATACAAATTCGTGATGCGGATTGGCACAACCAATCTAAAAGTAAAACATTCCAAAATCCAATATATAATAAGGATGTCATTTTCGAAGAAGCCGTTAAACTTTTTCATAAATCGTGGAATGGAGCACCTATTCGACTTTTAGGTATCACCGTTTCAAATGTAATGGATCGAAAACAATCAGTTGAACAGCTATCAATCTTTAATTTTGAACAATTCGTAAAACAAGAGCCGATTTTTGAAGTAATCGATGAAATCGAGAAGAAGTTTGGAAAAGGAGCTATTCAAAAAGGTATTGAGATTGAGCGGTCAAGCTATGCATCAAAAACGAGTTTTAGTAAGGACTTTTTAGAAGATTTAAAAGAAAGCTAG